The Arachis ipaensis cultivar K30076 chromosome B07, Araip1.1, whole genome shotgun sequence genomic interval TATTAATGTATGGAtctaatgttaatgtatatactGATTCAAGATGGATTACTCCTTGTCTTGTTATATACCTGTTGGAACTGCCTGACTGCTATTTTGTTGCAGGTTCACAGTGAAAGAAATCAGGGTGATTACTAATACATTATAAACTCCAAAAGAACAAAGTGAACCGAAATTACTACACTAGGCGAACCAAAAAGTAGAAACACACTGAATCCCTAAATACTGATCCCTAAACCCTGATCCCTAAACCCTAGacctaaacactaaaaccagaACCTTGAACACTGAACcatgaacccataaaccctaaatccctaaaacctaaaccctaaatcctaaaccgtaAAAACACAATGAACCAAAATTAATGCAACTGGTGAACCGCAAAAGTGCATATCTCAACATAACACCTATAATTTTATAAGAATGCTACTATCAGAACTCAGAACTCTGAACCACGAACCAAAAAATAAATTCTTATTATTCAACTTAGAAATTAATATGCTAGACGAATCgaaaaaatacatatatcaatatagaatttcacaaaaaagtgactattcattaAAGACTATCAACATTCAGAAATTAAACCTGCTATAACCATGGTGAACCGAAATTTGCTCATGCGTGAAcaaaaatttacattaataaaaactaaaacttgtAAAATCCTGTCTTAGATAATTCATATCTGGTGTATTGAAAAGAGTGGAGCTTGACTGAATCAATGATCCGGAGTCTAAAAGGTTCAACTACAAAAGATATAAATAATTGTATATTAGAAAATTGAACAATTGAATTTTTAACTAATCAAAAGCAAGTCAGTTTTACCTCACTTGgagctgtctttttctttttcttcatggcatttgagatttttttttccaGGTTTGATCCAAGTCTGTTCTTGGGCCGACCTCTTGTTTTGATACGTGGTGGGCTTTGAAGATTGTTCACATTGCTTAATGTCACTTCTTCGTGGGTTAAcaaactttttcttttccttctctctTGATATTCTTCCATCTCTGCCATGACCTTGTCAAATGCTCGGTGCAAAATTCCGGTCAACTCTTCAGACTCGGATGCAAATTCACATATATTGTGTGACTGAAATACCAATTCATCAAATCTCTTACTTCTTGGCTCCAGTACAGGTTCATCTTGGCTACTCTTGATGTGTGTatgcctcctctttatgttcttgctccagCGTTCCAATATGTATTTCGGTGCCACGTTATCCACTCGCTCAAAGCTTAGAACGCTTAGGGAATGGTGGCACAATATGCCCCTAGACTCAAACAGCAAGCAATGACACTTTACATCTCGTGATACTGCGTCATAGGTGAcgacaaacttgttgaatgtggagttggAAACCTGCTCTATGACTTCATATGTTGTGAAACCTAGGGTGgaatgcattgatcttgtgatACAATTAACTTTACCTCTAAATTGAGCTTGAACTTCCCTGAACTTCTCATGGGTATATACACACTGAAACTGTGCCtctattgctgattttgttgtgcACGGTATCACAGTGTGAAAATCTGCAACATcaaattctctctctgcttgttCTCTGCTTGCGAGGTAATTGTCGTATTGCTTCACGAATTGTCTCAAGGAGCTATTCTGTGTGatgaacttgttaaaaaatgaatgcatgctctcgctcctttgtgtgcttctcatcccggccCAAAAGTGGTGATCCAAGTAAACCAGAATCCATATATGCCGATCCTCGTACAGCTCTGCAAATCGAACCGAATTTATAAGTTGTGGTGAACCGAAAATAGTGCATGCTTTtgggaaaaaaatatataagcATAAAAATTATTCGAATTGAAATCtcaattacctgaaagccacttgttgcctCCGAGACCATACTTTATGAGGAAATTATTCCAGTTTCTGTCAAAATTATCTTTTGTGTacgagttccaaacaacatggctCATCTCTTGTTCAATATCAATGTGTCCCTTGTAGCCATTTAGTTTGCTTGGGGTCTTTTTCATGATGTGCCAGATACACCAacagtgaattgttgttggcatgcaTAGCTCAATTGCCCTTTGGATCGATGCGGATTGATCGGTAAGAATACCTTTTGGTGCCTTCCCTCCCATGCAATGTAGCCAACACTCAaatagccatttgaatgattgaataTCCTCATTTTTCATCAGCGCGCATCCAAGAAGTGTCGACTGCCTGTGGTGATTTACACCAACAAAAGAACCTAAAACCAAATTGTACCTGCATAAATAACAAGCACACTATGGTGAATCAAAATATGTACAGCCACTGAACATCAAAAGTATCTTTGAAGGAACCGAATACCTGTTTGTGTTATATGTGGTATCAAATGAAACCACATCTCCGAAGTAATCGAATGCATCCCTGCTTCCTGCATCAGCCCAGAATGCATATTTAATGCAGTGATCGCCTTCAAGGTTGAGCTCAAAGAAGAAATTTTggttcttttctttcattcttactaggtacttcccaaattctttggcatcATCTTTTTCTGAAATATTCCGTACTTCCCTTGTGATGTAATTTCTTACATCTTTTTCTATAAAACCTAGTTCACGGTGGCTGCCAGCTGCTGccacaaatgattggtaggttttgctCGGTCTGATTCCAGCTTCCTCGTGGATTTCAATGGTGCGACGCACGAACATGCTAAGCTccctgtgttgtttgagcatctcAACCTGGTTTGGACAACAAGGATGTGAGTGATTCAAAACAACTTTGGAAATTGTCCAAAGACCAACATCCTTCATTATGTGTACGTAAATT includes:
- the LOC107606696 gene encoding protein FAR-RED ELONGATED HYPOCOTYL 3-like, with amino-acid sequence MHSFFNKFITQNSSLRQFVKQYDNYLASREQAEREFDVADFHTVIPCTTKSAIEAQFQCVYTHEKFREVQAQFRGKVNCITRSMHSTLGFTTYEVIEQVSNSTFNKFVVTYDAVSRDVKCHCLLFESRGILCHHSLSVLSFERVDNVAPKYILERWSKNIKRRHTHIKSSQDEPVLEPRSKRFDELVFQSHNICEFASESEELTGILHRAFDKVMAEMEEYQERRKRKSLLTHEEVTLSNVNNLQSPPRIKTRGRPKNRLGSNLEKKISNAMKKKKKTAPSEVKLTCF
- the LOC107606695 gene encoding protein FAR-RED IMPAIRED RESPONSE 1-like; this translates as MKDVGLWTISKVVLNHSHPCCPNQVEMLKQHRELSMFVRRTIEIHEEAGIRPSKTYQSFVAAAGSHRELGFIEKDVRNYITREVRNISEKDDAKEFGKYLVRMKEKNQNFFFELNLEGDHCIKYAFWADAGSRDAFDYFGDVVSFDTTYNTNRYNLVLGSFVGVNHHRQSTLLGCALMKNEDIQSFKWLFECWLHCMGGKAPKGILTDQSASIQRAIELCMPTTIHCWCIWHIMKKTPSKLNGYKGHIDIEQEMSHVVWNSYTKDNFDRNWNNFLIKYGLGGNKWLSGN